Proteins from one Flammeovirgaceae bacterium genomic window:
- a CDS encoding 3-phosphoshikimate 1-carboxyvinyltransferase, with amino-acid sequence MAPLSLKHTPTVGGKILPPASKSISNRALILNALSGGPSGITNLATARDTQLMEALLKNPGKTMDAMDAGTTMRFLTAYFAVTGQNKVLTGTPRMKERPIGLLVGALRQIGAQIDYLEKEGFPPLETRGFDGQQAMEVTLPGNVSSQYISALMMVAPALPKGLGIRLEGKVGSWPYIKMTAALMGHFGARLSLDKGKVLVFSGPYRPAPITVEADWSALSYWYAIVALAGQAEITLSGVLPHSIQGDRAIVGIMEKLGVGTKFENGNALLYKAPATTSHLQWDFTDCPDLAQTVLPVCAIKGVRGTFSGLESLYIKETDRIAALQNELGKIGARLEETSSGIFALSPGKTPKGKVKVSTYHDHRMAMGFAPWAALMDLEIEAPEVVNKSYPGFWKDLRAVGFEMA; translated from the coding sequence ATGGCCCCACTTTCCCTCAAGCATACCCCCACAGTAGGGGGAAAAATCCTCCCCCCGGCTTCCAAAAGCATAAGCAACCGGGCGCTCATTTTAAATGCCCTGTCCGGGGGGCCGTCCGGAATAACCAACCTGGCCACGGCCAGGGACACCCAACTGATGGAAGCCCTGCTTAAAAACCCAGGCAAAACAATGGATGCCATGGATGCCGGCACCACCATGCGGTTCCTGACGGCCTATTTTGCAGTCACCGGACAAAACAAGGTACTTACCGGGACCCCCAGGATGAAGGAGCGGCCCATAGGGTTGCTGGTAGGGGCCCTCCGACAAATAGGGGCACAAATCGATTACCTCGAAAAAGAAGGTTTCCCCCCCCTTGAAACCAGGGGCTTTGATGGGCAGCAGGCGATGGAAGTCACCTTGCCGGGAAATGTAAGCAGCCAATACATTTCCGCCCTCATGATGGTTGCCCCTGCTTTGCCAAAAGGGCTTGGCATCAGGCTCGAGGGGAAGGTAGGCAGTTGGCCCTACATAAAAATGACCGCAGCCCTTATGGGGCATTTTGGGGCACGGCTTTCATTGGACAAGGGGAAAGTGCTGGTATTTTCGGGCCCCTACCGCCCTGCCCCGATCACGGTAGAGGCGGACTGGTCTGCACTAAGTTATTGGTACGCCATTGTGGCCTTGGCCGGACAGGCTGAAATCACCTTGTCGGGTGTTTTGCCGCATTCCATTCAGGGCGACAGGGCGATAGTGGGCATCATGGAGAAACTGGGGGTGGGCACGAAATTTGAAAATGGCAATGCCCTGTTGTACAAGGCCCCGGCAACGACAAGCCATCTGCAGTGGGATTTTACCGACTGCCCCGACCTGGCCCAAACCGTATTGCCCGTGTGTGCCATAAAGGGAGTTAGGGGCACTTTTAGCGGACTGGAAAGCTTGTACATAAAAGAAACCGACCGGATTGCGGCCCTACAAAACGAACTGGGAAAAATAGGAGCCCGGCTGGAAGAAACCTCATCGGGCATTTTTGCCCTTTCCCCTGGGAAAACCCCAAAAGGGAAGGTCAAGGTCAGCACCTATCACGACCACCGGATGGCCATGGGCTTTGCCCCCTGGGCTGCCCTTATGGATTTGGAAATCGAAGCCCCGGAGGTGGTCAACAAATCCTATCCTGGTTTTTGGAAAGATTTGAGGGCCGTGGGGTTTGAAATGGCCTGA
- a CDS encoding M20/M25/M40 family metallo-hydrolase, which produces MDKKSKQFLFDYLNNASPTGFEHTGQQIWLDYIRPYTHDYMVDTYGTAVGVVNPKEKYKVVIEAHADEISWFVNYITPEGYIYVRRNGGSDHQIAPSMRVNIHTEKGIVKGVFGWPAIHVRDHNKEEAPTLKNIFIDIGCESKKEVESLGVHVGCVITFEDELIELNKNYITGRALDNRMGGFMIAEVARRLKENKKQLPFCLYIVNSVQEEIGLRGAEMISRRLKPDLAICTDVTHDTGSPMYNKKESGDLKCGDGPVLCYGPAVQNNVLRTIIKIAEKKKIPFQRQAVSRSTGTDTDSFAYSAEGVASALISLPLKYMHTTVETVHKQDIENVIKLIYEVLLNLKPGEDYRYIK; this is translated from the coding sequence ATGGACAAGAAGAGCAAGCAATTTCTATTTGATTATTTAAACAATGCGTCCCCCACAGGTTTTGAACATACAGGCCAACAAATTTGGCTGGACTATATAAGGCCATATACGCACGACTACATGGTGGACACCTATGGCACGGCAGTAGGGGTGGTTAACCCCAAAGAAAAGTACAAGGTGGTAATAGAGGCACATGCGGACGAAATTTCGTGGTTTGTCAATTACATTACCCCTGAAGGGTACATCTATGTAAGGAGGAATGGCGGCTCTGACCACCAGATAGCCCCTTCCATGCGTGTGAACATTCACACGGAAAAAGGGATTGTTAAAGGCGTGTTCGGCTGGCCGGCCATCCATGTGCGCGACCACAACAAGGAGGAGGCGCCTACCTTAAAAAATATTTTTATCGATATCGGCTGTGAGTCTAAAAAAGAGGTGGAGTCATTGGGCGTCCATGTGGGCTGTGTGATCACCTTTGAGGACGAGTTGATAGAGTTGAACAAAAATTACATAACAGGCCGTGCGTTGGACAACCGTATGGGCGGTTTTATGATTGCCGAAGTGGCCCGCAGGCTGAAGGAAAACAAAAAACAGCTTCCTTTCTGTTTGTACATAGTAAATTCCGTGCAGGAAGAGATTGGGCTGCGGGGGGCAGAGATGATATCGAGGAGGCTGAAGCCCGACCTGGCCATTTGCACCGATGTAACCCACGACACAGGCTCCCCCATGTACAACAAGAAGGAAAGTGGTGACCTTAAGTGCGGTGACGGCCCTGTGCTGTGCTATGGGCCGGCCGTGCAAAACAATGTGCTGAGGACAATCATTAAAATAGCCGAAAAGAAAAAAATTCCGTTCCAACGCCAGGCCGTATCGCGTTCTACCGGCACCGACACGGATTCGTTTGCCTATTCGGCAGAAGGGGTGGCCTCGGCCCTGATCTCGTTGCCACTGAAATATATGCACACCACCGTAGAGACCGTGCACAAACAGGATATCGAAAACGTGATCAAATTGATTTATGAAGTGTTGTTGAACTTAAAGCCCGGGGAAGACTATAGGTACATCAAATAA
- a CDS encoding acyl-CoA carboxylase subunit beta, whose protein sequence is MAQRKIDSAELRKKFDELHRKNQEALQGGGEKRVEQQHARNKLTARERIHLLVDEGSFEELGKFVMHRCKDFGLEKEYYLGDGVVTGYGTVNGRLVYLFSQDFTVFGGSLSETHAEKIVKVMDLAMQNGAPLIGLNDSGGARIQEGVVSLGGYADIFYRNVMASGVVPQISAIMGPCAGGAVYSPAMTDFIFMVENTSFMFVTGPNVVKTVTHENVTAEELGGASAHSMKSGVTHFASANEMECINQIKQLLGYIPQNCEEDAPRADYTPSDESRGQLNSIIPDNPNQPYDMREVVEGIVDSGSFFEVHKNFAENIVVGFARLAGRSIGIVGNQPASLAGVLDIDASVKGARFVRFCDCFNIPLLVLEDVPGFLPGTDQEWNAIITNGAKLLFAFSEATVPRVTVITRKAYGGAYDVMNSKHIGADLNYAWPTAEIAVMGAKGAAEIIFKREIADAGDPEAKLNEKVDEYTRKFANPYRAAHRGYIDEVIYPDQTREKLIRAFQMLENKVAKLPKKKHGNIPL, encoded by the coding sequence ATGGCACAGCGAAAAATCGACTCCGCGGAACTGCGCAAAAAGTTTGACGAGTTGCACCGTAAAAACCAGGAAGCCTTGCAAGGCGGTGGGGAAAAGAGGGTTGAGCAACAACATGCGAGGAACAAATTGACCGCACGTGAGCGCATTCACTTGCTCGTGGACGAAGGGTCCTTTGAGGAGCTGGGAAAATTTGTGATGCACCGGTGCAAGGATTTTGGGTTGGAAAAGGAATATTACCTTGGCGATGGGGTGGTTACCGGGTATGGCACCGTTAACGGGCGCCTGGTATACCTGTTCTCCCAGGATTTTACCGTGTTTGGCGGCTCCTTGTCAGAGACCCACGCGGAGAAAATAGTAAAGGTAATGGACCTGGCCATGCAAAATGGGGCGCCATTGATTGGCCTTAATGATTCAGGGGGTGCACGCATCCAGGAAGGGGTGGTGTCGCTGGGTGGCTATGCCGATATTTTCTATCGCAATGTGATGGCCTCAGGGGTCGTCCCGCAAATCTCCGCCATCATGGGGCCCTGTGCAGGGGGCGCAGTATACTCCCCCGCCATGACCGATTTCATATTTATGGTGGAAAACACCTCGTTCATGTTTGTGACCGGCCCCAATGTGGTAAAGACCGTCACCCACGAAAATGTAACGGCAGAAGAACTGGGTGGCGCGAGTGCCCACAGCATGAAGAGCGGGGTGACCCATTTTGCATCTGCCAATGAAATGGAATGCATCAACCAGATCAAGCAACTGCTGGGGTACATCCCGCAAAATTGTGAAGAAGATGCGCCCCGGGCCGACTATACCCCCTCTGATGAATCCAGAGGACAATTGAACTCCATTATTCCCGATAACCCCAACCAGCCGTACGACATGAGGGAGGTGGTTGAAGGGATAGTGGACAGTGGAAGTTTCTTTGAGGTGCACAAAAATTTTGCGGAGAACATCGTAGTGGGCTTTGCACGGCTTGCTGGAAGGAGCATAGGCATTGTGGGCAACCAGCCTGCTTCTTTGGCAGGCGTGCTGGATATTGATGCCAGCGTAAAGGGCGCCAGGTTTGTTCGTTTTTGTGATTGTTTCAATATTCCTTTATTGGTATTGGAGGATGTACCGGGCTTTTTGCCGGGCACCGACCAGGAATGGAACGCCATCATTACCAACGGGGCAAAATTGTTGTTTGCTTTTTCCGAGGCCACCGTGCCCCGCGTTACGGTCATCACCCGCAAGGCGTATGGCGGTGCCTACGATGTAATGAACTCAAAACACATAGGGGCCGACCTCAATTACGCCTGGCCCACCGCTGAGATTGCCGTGATGGGCGCCAAAGGGGCGGCTGAAATTATTTTCAAAAGGGAAATAGCCGATGCAGGCGACCCTGAAGCCAAGCTGAACGAGAAGGTGGATGAGTATACCCGTAAATTTGCCAACCCATACCGTGCCGCACACAGGGGCTATATCGATGAGGTGATTTACCCTGACCAAACCAGGGAAAAATTGATCCGGGCCTTTCAGATGTTAGAAAATAAAGTGGCTAAATTGCCTAAAAAGAAACACGGGAACATTCCACTGTAA
- a CDS encoding GHKL domain-containing protein: MRLVREVPSVLPRVWADKELIKIALVNIMVNAIEAMEPGKGVLRVFVNVSDDEIVLGISDNGKGMTEEELEKLFDPFYSAKQGGMGLGLTSVQNIMNGHKIGIEVQSKRNEGTTFFIAFSAAL, from the coding sequence ATGCGACTGGTAAGGGAAGTGCCCTCCGTCCTTCCCAGGGTGTGGGCAGATAAGGAACTTATAAAGATTGCCTTGGTCAATATCATGGTAAATGCCATTGAGGCCATGGAGCCGGGAAAGGGCGTCCTTAGGGTTTTTGTGAATGTATCAGATGATGAAATAGTGCTGGGCATCTCCGATAACGGAAAAGGCATGACCGAAGAAGAGCTGGAAAAACTGTTTGACCCATTTTACTCCGCTAAGCAGGGGGGTATGGGGCTGGGGCTTACCTCCGTCCAAAATATTATGAACGGCCATAAGATTGGCATCGAAGTGCAGAGCAAACGGAATGAAGGCACTACTTTCTTTATTGCATTTTCCGCGGCCTTATAG
- a CDS encoding CHASE3 domain-containing protein, which translates to MKRENYYNLVFAVVLMLLTGVSIIAYWNVNGYMEEVKWIRHSNAVIAQVEIVLSIVKDSETGHRGYQLTRDTVFLRPYRNSVGSIYTEVKKLDSLFLGERPQKQRADSLRLLIDKQYRIIKTILANERESRHFMDRYETNLLIVGRENMVRIRELCGRITKYENDILKARLTQEYDLKNIAPFTLLLSGLVVMGVAGFLFVKIIDELKRRRKTESELKLKISELDQKEKKYRSLFERSIDPIFLMDGSFNLMDVNTSFQGLFRYSHAEACGLNLEALFYDKNEWQLFKRELDANNQVKDFEVVLAGRKKNKLVGLVNCVFVRGGNGGLYYQGIVHDITLRKKAEGELIQAEKLSTTGKIARTIAHEVRNPLTNLNLAIDQLKEGLAANENTKVYTEILERNVGRIEQLILDLLKSSRPAEPQMEKVPLADVLNEAIDLVGSMKCDW; encoded by the coding sequence ATGAAAAGGGAAAATTACTACAACCTGGTTTTTGCAGTAGTGCTTATGCTTTTAACGGGGGTGAGCATCATCGCCTATTGGAACGTCAATGGGTATATGGAGGAAGTGAAATGGATCCGGCATTCCAATGCCGTAATTGCACAGGTGGAAATCGTACTCTCGATTGTGAAAGATTCGGAGACAGGGCATCGCGGGTACCAGTTGACCAGGGACACTGTTTTCTTAAGGCCTTACAGGAATTCGGTCGGGTCGATCTATACGGAGGTAAAAAAGCTGGATAGCCTTTTTCTGGGCGAGCGCCCACAGAAACAGCGGGCCGATTCGTTGCGGTTGTTGATTGACAAACAATACCGGATAATAAAAACAATATTGGCCAACGAGAGGGAAAGCAGGCATTTCATGGACCGGTATGAGACCAATTTGCTGATAGTGGGCAGGGAGAATATGGTGCGCATAAGGGAGTTATGTGGCCGGATCACCAAATACGAGAACGATATATTGAAAGCAAGGCTCACCCAGGAATATGACTTGAAGAACATTGCCCCGTTTACCCTTTTGCTGTCCGGGCTGGTGGTAATGGGCGTGGCGGGGTTTCTGTTTGTGAAAATTATTGATGAGTTGAAGCGCAGGAGAAAAACGGAATCCGAATTGAAACTTAAAATTTCCGAGCTGGACCAAAAAGAAAAGAAATACAGGTCGTTGTTTGAGCGGTCAATTGACCCTATTTTCCTGATGGACGGTAGCTTTAACTTGATGGATGTGAACACATCCTTCCAAGGACTATTCCGGTATTCGCATGCAGAAGCTTGTGGGTTGAATTTAGAAGCCTTGTTTTATGACAAAAATGAATGGCAATTGTTTAAACGGGAACTGGATGCCAACAACCAGGTAAAAGATTTTGAGGTAGTATTGGCCGGCCGCAAAAAAAATAAGCTGGTGGGGCTGGTCAATTGCGTTTTTGTCAGAGGGGGCAACGGGGGCTTGTACTACCAGGGAATAGTCCACGACATTACCCTCCGCAAGAAAGCGGAAGGTGAATTGATCCAGGCTGAGAAACTATCCACCACAGGCAAAATTGCCAGGACCATAGCCCACGAAGTAAGGAACCCGCTCACCAACCTGAACCTGGCCATCGATCAACTCAAGGAGGGATTGGCGGCCAATGAAAACACAAAAGTTTATACGGAAATACTGGAAAGGAACGTGGGCAGGATCGAACAGCTGATCCTCGATTTGTTGAAATCTTCGCGCCCTGCAGAACCACAAATGGAGAAGGTTCCGTTGGCGGACGTGCTTAACGAGGCGATCGACCTCGTGGGCTCAATGAAATGCGACTGGTAA
- a CDS encoding PorT family protein, with the protein MKTNLRLFILTVAILALSALASYAQGPKMGIKGGLNVSNLYVDNVNDENSRVGFHAGFYGQVLATGFFALQPELLYTTKGSENEYDGIIDQNIKFNLNYLEVPMLAVFKLGKTAELHAGGYGSYLLGANVSYAGDIATGGEDLDRDNFKTFDYGLVGGLGLNFGGVQVGARYNYGLVKLAKTNNAKAVLGDSKNSAAQVYVAFNLNE; encoded by the coding sequence ATGAAAACAAATTTGAGATTATTTATCCTAACAGTGGCCATCCTGGCATTGTCTGCCCTTGCTTCATACGCACAGGGGCCAAAAATGGGAATAAAGGGCGGGCTTAACGTCAGCAACCTATATGTGGACAATGTCAACGATGAAAATTCACGCGTGGGCTTTCATGCCGGCTTTTATGGGCAGGTCCTTGCCACAGGTTTTTTTGCATTGCAGCCGGAGCTGCTCTACACCACCAAGGGGTCGGAGAACGAGTATGATGGCATAATCGACCAGAACATAAAATTCAACCTCAATTACCTCGAGGTGCCCATGTTGGCGGTATTTAAACTGGGGAAAACCGCTGAACTCCATGCGGGAGGTTATGGAAGTTACCTACTGGGGGCAAATGTTTCCTATGCTGGCGACATTGCCACTGGTGGCGAAGACCTGGACCGCGACAATTTTAAAACCTTCGACTATGGCCTGGTGGGCGGACTAGGCTTAAACTTCGGTGGTGTTCAGGTGGGCGCACGGTATAATTACGGGCTGGTAAAACTGGCCAAAACCAATAACGCGAAAGCCGTTTTGGGGGATTCCAAAAATTCTGCCGCCCAGGTGTACGTGGCTTTCAACCTGAATGAGTGA
- a CDS encoding sigma-54-dependent Fis family transcriptional regulator — protein MQAILIIDDDKDICTLVSNFLSKKGYEVDFSYTGKQAIDNLRKKEFDLVLCDYRLPDTNGTEMIQRIKLIQPQAAIVIITGYSDIKTAIETFKHGASDYVVKPLYPDEMLITIKEALERKGASTTPAKAGGTTEAPNDSAYVDGISPQAAVVQRHIELIAPAEMSVIITGETGTGKEYVARAIHQKSGRAPKPFVALDCGALPKDLAGSELFGHVKGAFTGALHEKPGNFELAHKGILFLDEVGNLSYENQVKLLRVLQERKIRRIGGTKDIQIDVRIIAATNEDLTRAVREGKFREDLYHRLNEFKIELSPLRQRKEDILLFAKHFLAKANKQLNKEISGFSPAVEERLMAYHWYGNLRELNNVVKRAVLLSDGKKISEGALPNEILGSTVYEVAGPAATGEQTVEGNLLKSVSSHAERQAIIDVLEKTGFNKSKAAEVLKIDRKTLYNKLKAYDIKL, from the coding sequence ATGCAAGCCATTCTGATAATTGATGACGACAAGGATATTTGTACGTTGGTTTCAAATTTCCTCTCCAAAAAGGGCTATGAAGTTGATTTTTCCTATACTGGAAAACAGGCCATTGATAATTTGAGGAAAAAGGAGTTTGACCTGGTGCTGTGCGACTACCGGCTTCCCGACACAAATGGGACAGAGATGATCCAGCGCATCAAATTGATCCAACCACAGGCCGCCATTGTTATCATAACGGGTTATTCAGATATAAAAACGGCCATTGAAACCTTTAAACATGGGGCCAGTGATTATGTGGTGAAGCCGCTTTATCCGGATGAGATGCTCATTACCATAAAAGAAGCCCTGGAAAGGAAAGGCGCCAGTACAACGCCCGCAAAGGCAGGTGGCACAACAGAAGCCCCTAATGACAGTGCCTATGTGGATGGCATTAGCCCACAGGCCGCGGTGGTGCAGCGGCATATTGAACTGATTGCGCCTGCGGAAATGTCGGTGATCATTACCGGGGAAACCGGCACCGGCAAAGAATATGTGGCCAGGGCCATTCATCAAAAGAGTGGCCGTGCGCCAAAACCTTTTGTGGCCTTGGACTGCGGGGCACTGCCCAAAGACCTGGCAGGAAGTGAATTGTTTGGCCATGTAAAGGGGGCATTTACGGGCGCGTTACATGAAAAGCCGGGCAATTTTGAACTGGCACACAAGGGCATATTATTCCTTGATGAGGTAGGGAATTTATCCTATGAAAACCAGGTCAAGTTGCTCCGCGTGCTTCAGGAAAGGAAGATCAGGCGGATAGGGGGCACCAAGGACATACAAATAGATGTGCGCATAATAGCCGCTACCAATGAGGATTTGACCAGGGCCGTGAGGGAAGGAAAATTCAGGGAAGACCTGTACCACAGGTTGAACGAGTTTAAAATCGAGCTTTCACCATTGAGGCAACGCAAGGAGGATATCCTGCTATTTGCAAAGCATTTTTTGGCCAAGGCCAACAAACAGCTTAATAAAGAAATTTCAGGATTTTCACCTGCCGTTGAAGAACGGCTTATGGCCTACCATTGGTACGGGAATTTGCGGGAGCTGAACAATGTGGTAAAAAGGGCAGTATTGCTTAGCGATGGTAAAAAAATTTCCGAAGGGGCGCTGCCCAATGAGATACTGGGTTCAACTGTGTACGAGGTTGCCGGCCCCGCTGCCACTGGCGAGCAAACTGTTGAGGGCAACTTGTTGAAATCAGTCTCCAGCCATGCCGAGCGGCAGGCCATTATTGACGTATTGGAAAAAACGGGTTTTAACAAAAGCAAGGCGGCCGAAGTGCTGAAGATTGACCGTAAAACGCTGTACAACAAGCTTAAGGCCTATGATATAAAGTTATAG
- a CDS encoding response regulator, translating to MRSKILLVDDEEDICILLTGILEREGFHTSYALNLKDAKGKLERPQQYAAVFIDLNLPDGIGSQLIPVIKKANSNTKVIIISAYDRGLAKATGEGADYAIKKPFSRNIVLSALAELQIG from the coding sequence ATGAGGTCAAAGATTTTGTTGGTTGATGACGAGGAGGATATTTGCATACTACTTACCGGTATATTGGAGCGGGAAGGGTTCCATACCTCTTATGCACTCAATTTAAAAGATGCGAAGGGAAAGCTCGAACGCCCACAACAATATGCAGCCGTATTCATTGATTTGAACTTACCTGATGGCATCGGCTCCCAATTGATTCCCGTGATTAAAAAAGCCAACAGCAATACCAAGGTGATAATAATCAGTGCGTACGATAGGGGACTGGCCAAAGCCACAGGGGAGGGGGCTGATTATGCAATAAAAAAACCATTTAGCCGGAATATTGTCCTTTCCGCGCTTGCCGAGTTACAGATCGGTTGA
- a CDS encoding lmo0937 family membrane protein — translation MSGLLYFVAIILLVGWALGFFVFSFGSIIHVLLVFAIIAVLLRLIRGKGV, via the coding sequence ATGAGCGGACTATTATATTTTGTCGCGATAATCCTTTTGGTGGGTTGGGCACTTGGCTTTTTCGTATTCAGCTTTGGCAGTATCATCCATGTGTTGCTGGTATTTGCCATCATAGCGGTGCTGTTGCGCCTCATCAGGGGAAAGGGCGTTTGA
- a CDS encoding exopolyphosphatase, whose translation MESRIAIVDLGTNTFHLLIVDLNGPSYRLVHRERQAVKLGERGINKGVITEEALQRALDTLNGFSVSIRKHQAKKVFAYGTSALRNARNQTAALDKIRDLTGMGVKLISGDEEARLIYLGVRSAVKLGQQKTLIVDIGGGSVEFIIGNESEIFWKQSIEIGAQRLLEEYHRHDPITTEDLEALHIHFEHNLTGLFAALQSHQPKTLVGSSGTFDTLSDIYCIEQGIARDPGAAETPLSFDGFKNIYQQLVAKDRAARMLMPGMIELRVDMIVVACSLIDYLIAHYPFEGIRVSGYALKEGVLSDIMKAHYSL comes from the coding sequence ATGGAGAGCCGGATTGCCATAGTCGACTTGGGCACAAACACATTTCACCTGCTGATTGTGGACCTCAACGGACCCTCTTACCGGCTTGTTCATCGCGAGCGCCAGGCCGTAAAGTTGGGGGAAAGGGGCATCAACAAAGGGGTCATCACTGAGGAAGCCTTGCAGCGGGCACTGGATACCCTGAACGGGTTTAGTGTGTCCATTCGAAAACACCAGGCAAAAAAGGTATTTGCCTATGGCACCAGCGCCTTGCGGAATGCCCGCAACCAAACGGCCGCCCTTGACAAAATACGTGACCTCACCGGTATGGGCGTGAAATTGATTTCGGGTGACGAAGAGGCCAGGCTGATTTACCTGGGGGTAAGGTCTGCGGTAAAGTTGGGCCAGCAAAAAACCCTGATAGTGGACATTGGAGGGGGGAGCGTGGAGTTCATAATTGGGAACGAAAGTGAAATATTCTGGAAACAAAGTATTGAAATAGGGGCCCAGCGGCTGTTGGAAGAATATCACCGCCACGACCCCATCACAACGGAAGACCTCGAGGCGTTGCACATTCACTTTGAGCACAACCTTACCGGCCTGTTTGCCGCCCTGCAATCACACCAACCCAAAACCCTGGTGGGCTCTTCAGGAACATTTGACACGCTTAGCGATATCTATTGTATCGAACAAGGCATCGCCAGGGACCCAGGGGCAGCGGAAACCCCGCTCTCTTTTGATGGGTTTAAAAACATTTACCAGCAACTGGTTGCGAAAGACCGTGCCGCCAGGATGCTAATGCCCGGAATGATTGAACTGCGGGTGGACATGATCGTGGTGGCCTGCAGCCTTATCGATTACCTGATAGCCCATTATCCGTTTGAGGGCATCCGGGTGTCGGGCTATGCCCTGAAAGAAGGTGTGTTGTCCGACATAATGAAGGCCCACTACAGTTTGTAG
- a CDS encoding DUF4139 domain-containing protein, with the protein MKRTNLMITLVFGFFAAHGQATKPIESKITNVTVFLNKAQVTREAKTRVEAGQVDLVLSGLTSQLDPASIQVAGKGDILVMGIRHQQNFMNEFNEPPKLKALKDSLAFHQRNLALVQSQKEILNKEEQMLLGNQKIGGTNQNLTVAELKAMADFYRSRLGDIVAQRMELDEKAKSINGHILRLQRQINSENELYSKNTSEIVITVSARAATSATLEVDYVVANAGWYPVYDLRARNTKSPIQLNYKANVFQRTGEEWENVGLTLSTANPSQGGVKPELYPWFLDFYNPVAYRQFDKKALGRGAAAPRAKMETGIAVEEEAPAQSLAELVGTVQTSLNTEFRIAVPYTVASSSKPTLVDIQSHEVKAGYAYSVVPKLDNDAFLIAKATGWEDFSLLPGEANIFFEGTFVGKTFIDPNSIGDTLSVSLGRDKRIVVKREELKDLTSKKLIGNNKREEHSWEISVRNAQVVPIDITVEDQLPVSKNKEIEVTAIDMGGAKYDPVTGKLTWKLVLQPNESKKLKYRYEVKYPKDKQISGL; encoded by the coding sequence ATGAAGAGGACAAACTTAATGATCACGTTGGTTTTTGGTTTTTTTGCCGCCCATGGGCAGGCCACCAAACCCATTGAATCCAAAATTACGAATGTTACGGTCTTTTTGAACAAGGCCCAGGTAACCCGGGAAGCGAAAACCAGGGTGGAGGCCGGCCAGGTGGATTTGGTCCTTTCAGGGCTGACTTCCCAACTTGACCCCGCCAGCATCCAGGTGGCCGGGAAGGGGGACATCCTGGTCATGGGCATCCGCCACCAACAAAATTTTATGAACGAGTTTAATGAGCCCCCCAAGCTTAAAGCGTTAAAAGACTCCTTGGCTTTTCACCAAAGGAATTTGGCGCTTGTGCAAAGCCAAAAGGAAATACTGAACAAGGAGGAACAAATGTTGCTGGGCAATCAAAAGATCGGGGGCACCAACCAGAACCTTACCGTTGCCGAGCTTAAGGCGATGGCCGATTTTTACCGGTCGAGGTTGGGCGATATTGTGGCCCAGCGAATGGAGTTGGATGAAAAGGCAAAATCGATTAACGGGCACATTTTGCGCCTGCAACGGCAAATCAACAGCGAGAATGAATTGTATAGCAAGAACACCAGTGAAATCGTAATAACGGTTTCTGCCCGTGCCGCCACCTCGGCCACCCTGGAGGTGGACTACGTGGTCGCCAATGCCGGCTGGTACCCGGTTTATGACCTCCGTGCCCGGAATACCAAGTCGCCCATTCAACTCAACTACAAGGCAAATGTATTTCAAAGGACAGGGGAAGAATGGGAAAATGTGGGCCTTACCTTGTCCACTGCCAACCCTAGCCAGGGAGGCGTAAAGCCCGAACTGTATCCCTGGTTCCTCGATTTTTACAACCCTGTGGCCTATCGGCAGTTCGACAAAAAGGCTTTGGGAAGGGGCGCGGCAGCACCCCGGGCAAAAATGGAAACCGGCATTGCCGTGGAGGAGGAAGCCCCCGCCCAATCACTGGCCGAACTGGTGGGCACGGTGCAGACATCACTGAATACCGAATTCCGTATAGCCGTGCCCTATACGGTGGCGTCATCTTCCAAACCCACCCTGGTGGACATTCAAAGCCACGAAGTAAAGGCGGGGTACGCTTATTCGGTGGTCCCAAAGCTTGACAACGATGCTTTTTTAATCGCCAAGGCCACGGGTTGGGAAGACTTTAGCTTGTTGCCCGGTGAGGCCAACATCTTTTTTGAGGGGACCTTTGTAGGGAAAACATTTATTGACCCAAATTCCATAGGGGACACGTTGTCGGTTTCCCTGGGGAGGGACAAAAGGATAGTGGTGAAGAGGGAAGAGTTAAAGGACCTCACCTCCAAAAAACTGATTGGCAACAACAAGCGGGAAGAGCACAGCTGGGAAATTTCGGTGCGCAATGCCCAGGTAGTGCCCATTGACATTACCGTGGAAGACCAACTCCCGGTATCAAAGAACAAGGAGATTGAAGTGACGGCCATTGACATGGGGGGAGCGAAATATGATCCCGTGACCGGCAAGCTTACCTGGAAACTGGTGCTGCAGCCCAATGAATCAAAAAAACTGAAGTACCGGTATGAAGTGAAATATCCCAAAGACAAACAAATTTCAGGGTTGTAG